A genome region from Alistipes dispar includes the following:
- a CDS encoding AAA family ATPase, producing MKPLRNPFITSGYESAEYFCDREQESENLIREVTNGNNLALISTRRMGKTGLIQHCFNNPEIKGNYYTFFVDIYATKSLRDLVFSLSRVIVDGLKPFGKKAIESFWNSVKSLQGGITFDPAGNPSFNLQLGDIRSTEATLDEIFRYLEKASRPVIVAIDEFQQVAYYTEKNVEALLRTHIQHCRNARFIFAGSQRHVMGNMFANASRPFYQSVSMMYLECIGLSEYENFARRHFENSGRKIEQGVVADIYDRFDGVTWYVQKMLNMLYGITPERGECRAEMIPEALGNILDSYKYTYQEILFRLPERQKELLIAISKEGAARAVTSGEFVQKYSLPSPSSVQAALKGLLEKDFVTHEQGVYRIYDKFFGIWLNKNY from the coding sequence ATGAAACCACTGAGAAATCCCTTTATAACCAGCGGCTACGAATCCGCCGAGTATTTCTGCGACCGCGAACAAGAGAGCGAGAATCTTATTCGGGAAGTTACCAACGGCAATAATTTGGCGCTGATCTCCACGCGCCGTATGGGGAAGACAGGACTTATACAGCACTGTTTCAACAATCCGGAGATCAAAGGTAACTATTATACGTTTTTCGTCGATATTTATGCGACCAAATCGTTGCGCGACCTTGTATTTTCCTTGAGCCGGGTCATTGTCGATGGTCTGAAGCCTTTCGGCAAAAAAGCCATCGAAAGTTTCTGGAACAGCGTCAAATCCCTGCAAGGCGGCATTACGTTCGACCCGGCGGGTAATCCCAGCTTCAACCTGCAACTGGGCGACATCCGCTCGACGGAAGCGACGCTCGACGAGATATTCCGCTATCTGGAGAAAGCCTCCCGTCCGGTAATCGTCGCCATCGACGAATTTCAGCAGGTGGCCTATTACACGGAAAAGAATGTGGAAGCGTTGCTGCGCACCCACATACAACATTGTCGCAACGCCCGTTTTATCTTCGCAGGCAGCCAGCGGCACGTCATGGGCAATATGTTCGCCAACGCCTCGCGCCCCTTTTATCAAAGCGTGTCGATGATGTATCTGGAGTGTATCGGGTTGTCGGAATACGAAAACTTCGCCCGCAGGCATTTTGAAAATAGCGGCCGAAAAATCGAGCAAGGTGTCGTCGCCGACATTTACGACCGTTTCGACGGGGTGACATGGTATGTGCAGAAGATGCTCAACATGCTGTACGGCATCACTCCGGAAAGGGGAGAATGTAGGGCAGAGATGATCCCCGAAGCGTTGGGCAATATTCTCGACTCTTACAAATACACCTATCAGGAGATATTGTTCCGCCTGCCCGAAAGACAGAAAGAGCTGCTTATCGCCATCAGCAAGGAAGGCGCTGCCCGTGCCGTTACCTCCGGGGAGTTCGTTCAGAAATACAGTCTGCCTTCTCCGAGTTCGGTGCAGGCGGCGCTCAAAGGATTGCTCGAAAAGGATTTCGTTACGCACGAGCAGGGCGTTTACCGCATTTACGACAAGTTTTTCGGGATATGGCTCAATAAGAATTACTGA
- a CDS encoding DUF7258 domain-containing protein, translating to MKTTEVNKELIGRRCECISFGTMVTGVIEDITVTKYTAEVKVRYDEPQRWGNEILHSGWAHGDKDDESGSLKYLRLLPESVRPDYETLVVTFGEPIRTLERRIFDDPQAWGVSTLKEWIDGYESTRFTQIGDRTAVVTFEYNMASVREWLARHTEIETCKTA from the coding sequence ATGAAAACGACAGAGGTAAACAAGGAATTGATAGGCAGAAGGTGCGAGTGCATCAGCTTCGGCACAATGGTTACGGGAGTAATCGAGGACATAACCGTTACGAAATATACGGCGGAGGTAAAAGTGCGTTACGACGAGCCCCAGCGCTGGGGTAACGAAATTTTGCACAGCGGTTGGGCGCATGGGGACAAGGACGACGAATCCGGCTCTTTGAAGTACCTGCGCCTGCTCCCCGAATCTGTCCGACCGGACTATGAAACACTTGTCGTAACTTTTGGCGAGCCTATCCGCACGCTGGAGCGCCGTATCTTCGACGATCCGCAGGCGTGGGGCGTATCGACCCTGAAGGAGTGGATCGACGGCTACGAAAGCACCCGCTTTACGCAAATCGGCGACCGCACGGCGGTCGTAACCTTCGAATACAACATGGCGAGCGTGCGTGAATGGCTCGCCCGGCATACCGAAATCGAAACCTGCAAAACGGCGTAA
- a CDS encoding DUF7688 family protein gives MKTDTNKLNPTYEIRQNGKTVLRSDCEFSLPMIFNNLTGRNFAKKSEYHDYIRFIAIKEMGFTYGEIELVKNGEVVAKGHITKK, from the coding sequence ATGAAAACAGACACGAATAAACTGAACCCGACCTACGAAATCCGGCAGAACGGAAAAACCGTACTCCGGTCGGATTGCGAGTTTTCGCTTCCGATGATTTTCAACAACCTCACGGGGCGAAATTTTGCAAAGAAATCGGAATATCACGATTATATCCGATTTATCGCTATCAAAGAAATGGGCTTTACCTACGGGGAAATAGAACTGGTCAAAAACGGAGAGGTCGTAGCCAAAGGACATATCACGAAGAAATAA
- a CDS encoding radical SAM protein has translation MRIGLVDVDGRNFPNLVLMKLSAWHKFRGDTVEFADPVAGRYDKVYLSKVFTHTPDCRDEYRCEVIRGGTGYRDYTTTLPEAVEHTCPDYSLYGVGEAYGFLTRGCPNRCSWCVVPRKEGAIRPHADIEEFLAGRKRAVLLDNNVLASAWGLAQIEKIVRLGVRVDFNQGLDVRRIARNPELAELLARVRWLRFLRMAYDSCAVQEDVHNAVELLVKCGLSPRKLFFYVLVRDDIGDALERIRELKALGCVPFAQPYRDFSGDAKPSREAWRLAYWCNNKRLFNAMDFADYKCK, from the coding sequence ATGCGAATCGGATTGGTGGATGTGGACGGGCGCAACTTCCCGAACCTCGTGCTGATGAAACTTTCGGCGTGGCATAAGTTCCGGGGCGATACGGTGGAATTTGCCGATCCCGTGGCGGGGCGTTACGACAAAGTGTATCTGTCGAAGGTCTTTACCCATACGCCCGACTGCCGGGATGAATACCGCTGCGAGGTGATACGCGGCGGAACGGGCTACCGCGATTATACGACGACGCTGCCGGAGGCGGTCGAACATACATGTCCGGATTACTCGCTCTACGGCGTGGGCGAAGCCTACGGCTTTCTCACGCGCGGATGCCCGAACCGATGTTCGTGGTGCGTGGTGCCGCGCAAAGAGGGCGCTATCCGGCCCCATGCCGACATCGAAGAGTTCCTTGCAGGACGCAAACGGGCCGTGCTGCTCGACAACAACGTGCTGGCCTCCGCATGGGGCCTCGCGCAGATCGAAAAGATCGTCCGCTTGGGCGTGCGGGTGGACTTCAATCAGGGGCTTGACGTGCGGCGTATCGCCCGCAACCCGGAACTCGCAGAGCTGCTCGCACGGGTCAGGTGGCTGCGCTTCCTGCGGATGGCCTACGACAGCTGTGCCGTGCAGGAGGATGTACATAACGCCGTAGAACTGCTCGTCAAATGTGGCTTGTCGCCCCGCAAACTGTTCTTCTACGTGCTGGTGCGCGACGACATCGGCGATGCGCTGGAACGTATTCGGGAGCTGAAGGCGTTGGGCTGCGTGCCCTTCGCACAGCCGTACCGGGATTTTTCGGGCGACGCCAAACCCTCGCGGGAGGCGTGGCGGCTGGCCTACTGGTGCAACAACAAACGATTGTTCAACGCGATGGACTTCGCGGATTACAAATGCAAATAA
- a CDS encoding DNA-methyltransferase, whose protein sequence is MRTDVIFNTDAASGLGRLPDNSIDCIVTSPPYWQLRDYGLSPILFGGRQECEHDFDDYAICRSCGGWLGQLGQEPSREMFLEHLVGIFDECCRVLKSTGTLWVNLGDSYSKLNKYNRTDDWPPGKNAHCLKTLRVDLSIHRVPHKSLCNIPGLFAEMMILRGWILRNEIIWHKPSAVPTPVKDRFTVDFEKVFFFAKSPKYDFRQQFEPYAGNETNRISRQPEHPTGSKSRNDLQGRNKRAVWRITTEISHEKHYAPYPQKLIETPIEAGCPPGGVVLDPFLGSGTTALVARRLGRHYIGIEPNPEYVAIARSRLERGPETSKQ, encoded by the coding sequence ATGCGAACGGATGTAATTTTTAATACGGATGCGGCCTCCGGCCTCGGCCGGCTGCCCGACAACTCCATCGACTGTATCGTAACCTCGCCCCCGTACTGGCAGCTCAGAGATTACGGACTCTCTCCGATACTGTTCGGCGGGCGGCAGGAGTGTGAACACGATTTCGACGATTACGCCATCTGCCGCAGTTGCGGCGGATGGCTGGGGCAGTTGGGACAGGAACCCTCCCGCGAGATGTTCTTGGAGCATCTCGTGGGCATCTTCGACGAGTGTTGCCGCGTATTGAAAAGTACGGGGACGCTATGGGTGAACCTCGGCGATTCGTACAGCAAACTCAATAAATACAACCGCACAGACGATTGGCCGCCGGGTAAAAACGCCCATTGTCTGAAAACACTGCGCGTCGATCTGTCGATACACCGAGTTCCGCACAAATCGCTGTGCAATATCCCGGGGCTGTTCGCCGAGATGATGATCCTGCGGGGGTGGATACTGCGCAACGAGATTATATGGCACAAGCCCTCGGCTGTGCCTACCCCTGTCAAAGACCGTTTTACGGTGGATTTCGAGAAGGTGTTTTTCTTCGCCAAATCCCCGAAATACGACTTCCGGCAACAGTTCGAACCTTATGCCGGGAATGAGACGAACAGAATATCCAGACAGCCGGAACATCCGACAGGTTCGAAATCCAGAAATGACCTTCAAGGCAGGAACAAACGGGCGGTCTGGCGGATTACGACCGAAATCAGCCACGAGAAGCACTACGCCCCCTATCCGCAGAAGTTGATCGAAACGCCTATCGAGGCGGGGTGTCCGCCGGGCGGCGTAGTCCTCGATCCGTTTCTGGGAAGCGGAACGACGGCCCTCGTCGCCCGCAGGCTGGGACGCCACTACATCGGCATCGAGCCGAATCCGGAATACGTCGCCATAGCCCGTTCTCGGCTGGAACGGGGACCCGAAACCTCAAAACAGTGA
- a CDS encoding PcfJ domain-containing protein, with amino-acid sequence MQPRNSFEQQIEEAGRTLRPISARQIRWAFDRCFVRYGRRTTKGVITCTECGHAWTDKAARTHCICPACHTRLTIDDNHLRRIYDTADYALFMTVRGGMQVLRFVHLTYYVRIGERAKYVHSEVVQRWIAPDGRCATRARLITNRPFYKTWNYTTSLELRPHKPLYNIHPRCVHPRPQLLPELRRSGYNGQFYHISPPEMFCALLRDSRAETLLKTGQVTLLKHFAENPRTLDDYWPSIRIVTRSGYAITDAGMWCDYIDLLRFFNKDLRNAKYVCPADLEAEHDRYVELKRKYYRKQREQERIREAMRHEQQYRDAKGRFFGIDLTDGKIHVRVLESIEQFRQEGEAMHHCVFTNEYYRRDDSLILSASIDGQRLETVEVSLSRLEVAQSRGVCNKDSPYHKQIIKLVQHNMHLIENRLTA; translated from the coding sequence ATGCAACCGAGAAATAGTTTTGAACAGCAAATAGAAGAGGCAGGGCGCACACTCCGTCCCATCTCCGCCCGGCAGATACGGTGGGCGTTCGACCGATGCTTCGTCCGCTACGGACGCAGGACGACAAAAGGCGTGATAACTTGCACCGAGTGCGGACACGCATGGACGGACAAGGCGGCGCGGACGCATTGTATCTGCCCCGCGTGCCATACCCGGCTGACCATAGACGACAACCACCTGCGCCGGATTTACGACACGGCGGACTACGCCCTGTTTATGACCGTCCGGGGCGGGATGCAGGTATTACGCTTCGTACATCTGACCTACTATGTCCGTATCGGAGAAAGGGCGAAATACGTTCATTCCGAAGTCGTGCAGCGGTGGATCGCCCCGGACGGGCGATGCGCCACCCGTGCAAGACTCATAACGAACCGGCCTTTCTACAAAACGTGGAATTATACCACCTCGTTGGAACTGCGTCCCCATAAGCCGCTGTATAATATCCATCCCCGTTGTGTCCATCCCCGGCCGCAACTCCTGCCCGAACTGCGAAGAAGCGGTTACAACGGACAGTTTTACCACATATCCCCGCCGGAAATGTTCTGCGCCCTGCTGCGCGACAGCCGTGCCGAAACCCTGCTTAAAACCGGACAGGTTACGCTCTTGAAACACTTTGCCGAAAATCCCCGCACATTGGACGACTACTGGCCGAGTATCCGTATCGTTACCCGCAGCGGGTACGCAATTACCGATGCGGGAATGTGGTGCGACTATATAGACCTGTTGCGCTTTTTCAATAAGGATTTACGCAATGCCAAATATGTGTGCCCCGCCGACCTCGAAGCGGAACACGACCGCTATGTGGAACTGAAACGGAAGTATTACCGCAAGCAGAGAGAGCAGGAACGCATACGGGAAGCGATGCGCCATGAACAGCAATACCGGGATGCCAAAGGGCGCTTTTTCGGTATCGACCTTACGGACGGCAAAATCCATGTCCGGGTCTTGGAGAGCATCGAGCAGTTCCGGCAGGAGGGCGAAGCCATGCACCATTGCGTCTTTACCAACGAATATTACCGCCGGGACGATTCGCTGATCCTCTCGGCCTCGATAGACGGCCAACGGCTCGAAACGGTCGAGGTTTCGCTATCCCGATTGGAGGTGGCGCAAAGCCGGGGCGTATGCAACAAGGACAGTCCGTACCACAAGCAGATTATAAAACTCGTTCAGCACAATATGCACCTTATAGAAAATCGACTGACAGCGTAA
- a CDS encoding tetratricopeptide repeat protein, whose translation MKKMLLHSLVVCLLLGGCTVTGRLQRRGLGARANYAPKEQKQEPKKESAPQYVEYKHRDSLKPIYFLPTTTLENGERVMSFELDEVVVVAKSRTVAERMGKVCIDFVIELPRQLQGNCRSVAVTPMLHKTDSLVPLQQISIRGGLFCRVQDRNYWQFDQYVRVFKPDAAAEQRAFERFVKHPYPEGVRLDSIVEGREKISYYYTQEVPTKGEGKTMHVTLAGAVVGLDGSRYDMPPLDTLEYNISSMLTFTDTTRRYLIKVIEKYAVVKDRNYLAFEVGKSDIIDTLETNAVQLARIESLMDGLINQREFYVDSIVLTASASPEGALALNERLARERALSLKRRLGERFGRQVDTLIAVRSAGENWTELGRLIAASDSLPHREAILALLGAEKNPDRREAALRGRYPQEYKHIRERLYPLLRSVDFKYDLRRVGMVKDTIHTTVPDTLYARGVKLLDERRYGEALTILAPYHDRNTAIALLSLGHDDRAYEVLSALPESAEACYLKAIACSRLGHREEGRKWFERACELKETFEYRGRLDPEISNLLTDD comes from the coding sequence ATGAAGAAGATGTTATTGCACAGCCTCGTCGTGTGCCTGCTGCTGGGCGGTTGTACCGTTACGGGCAGGCTTCAGCGCCGGGGCTTGGGCGCACGGGCGAACTATGCGCCCAAAGAACAAAAGCAGGAGCCGAAAAAGGAGTCCGCACCGCAATATGTCGAATACAAGCACCGCGACAGCCTGAAACCCATCTATTTCCTGCCTACGACTACGCTCGAAAACGGCGAGCGCGTCATGTCGTTCGAACTCGACGAGGTGGTCGTGGTGGCCAAATCGCGCACCGTCGCCGAGCGTATGGGCAAGGTCTGCATCGACTTCGTGATCGAGCTGCCGCGCCAGTTGCAGGGCAACTGCCGGAGCGTGGCCGTAACACCCATGCTCCACAAGACGGACAGCCTCGTGCCGCTTCAGCAGATCAGTATCCGGGGCGGGCTGTTCTGCCGCGTGCAGGATCGCAACTATTGGCAGTTCGACCAATACGTGCGGGTCTTCAAGCCCGATGCGGCTGCCGAGCAGCGGGCTTTCGAGCGTTTCGTCAAGCACCCCTATCCGGAGGGCGTGCGGCTGGATTCCATCGTCGAAGGCCGTGAGAAGATCAGCTATTACTACACGCAGGAAGTACCGACCAAAGGCGAAGGCAAGACGATGCACGTCACACTTGCGGGAGCGGTCGTAGGGCTGGACGGCAGCCGTTACGATATGCCGCCGCTCGATACGCTGGAATACAATATATCCTCGATGCTGACCTTTACAGACACCACGAGGCGCTACCTGATCAAAGTGATCGAGAAGTATGCCGTGGTCAAAGACCGCAACTACCTTGCCTTCGAAGTCGGCAAATCGGACATTATCGACACGCTGGAAACCAACGCCGTTCAGCTCGCCCGTATCGAATCCCTGATGGACGGACTGATAAACCAGCGGGAGTTTTATGTGGACAGTATCGTGCTGACCGCTTCGGCATCACCGGAAGGAGCGCTCGCGCTCAACGAGCGTCTGGCCCGCGAGCGTGCCCTGTCGCTCAAACGGCGTCTGGGCGAGCGTTTCGGGCGGCAGGTCGATACGCTGATCGCCGTGCGCTCCGCAGGCGAGAACTGGACGGAGCTGGGGCGCTTGATCGCCGCCTCGGACAGTCTGCCGCACCGCGAGGCGATCCTTGCGCTGCTCGGTGCGGAGAAGAATCCCGACCGGCGCGAAGCGGCCCTGCGCGGCAGGTATCCGCAGGAGTATAAACATATCCGGGAGCGGCTCTATCCGCTGCTGCGCTCGGTCGATTTCAAATACGACCTGCGGCGCGTGGGCATGGTGAAGGATACGATCCATACGACCGTACCCGATACGCTCTACGCGCGGGGCGTGAAGCTGCTCGACGAAAGGCGCTACGGCGAAGCCCTCACGATATTGGCTCCTTACCATGACCGAAATACGGCTATCGCACTGCTCTCGCTCGGCCATGACGACCGCGCTTACGAAGTGCTCTCCGCGCTGCCCGAATCGGCCGAGGCGTGCTACCTGAAAGCCATCGCCTGCTCGCGGCTGGGTCACAGGGAGGAAGGGCGCAAATGGTTCGAGCGGGCGTGCGAGCTGAAAGAGACATTCGAATACCGGGGCAGGCTCGACCCGGAAATATCCAACCTTTTAACCGATGACTGA
- a CDS encoding DUF6047 family protein — translation MKTTEENRTMNSGDRREPGDVYMMLSPEGKTQAVSANGRYYKNFGHFINHCTEIILKDWLTPYPNSFFVHYRFADPDRVWKPYENIPMFPRKLSDAIKEQGLKPLDTCRLYPAIYCYQNGLDPLLPENSEQELKKNSNYRRAVSRYSDREQLLGINTYTGIETDRGVLLFDNTPEGRKLQKRYKDFLADKFFDPRLDITFFRTIDVIPDEVQRARINPVIDLDRLYSSEPEPFGVLSADCYTDMTEIGIHTERERYDMSATRENFVRFARMDKGSDIFLSEHTYNIACLLHLASPECTDPMIRDKFPNFFSYRDWFDNLAERFTKATTETEKQQAMALIRQRADHILRHDYPNLRRPPVPAPKEQTETAVTSVGKPARQLPDVAKKLAAHSKKKTGLKP, via the coding sequence ATGAAAACGACAGAAGAAAACAGAACGATGAACTCCGGCGACCGTCGGGAGCCGGGAGACGTTTATATGATGCTTTCACCGGAGGGAAAAACACAGGCTGTATCGGCAAACGGGAGATATTATAAAAACTTCGGTCATTTTATCAATCATTGCACGGAAATAATACTCAAAGATTGGCTGACGCCTTACCCGAACAGTTTTTTCGTACATTACCGCTTTGCCGACCCCGACCGGGTATGGAAACCTTACGAGAATATCCCGATGTTTCCGCGCAAACTGTCGGATGCCATCAAGGAGCAGGGCTTGAAACCGCTGGACACCTGCCGGCTCTATCCGGCCATATACTGCTATCAGAACGGCCTCGATCCGTTGTTGCCGGAAAATTCCGAGCAGGAATTGAAAAAAAATTCGAACTATCGGCGGGCCGTATCCCGGTATTCCGATCGAGAGCAGCTTCTCGGAATCAATACCTATACGGGCATCGAGACCGACCGGGGCGTACTGCTGTTCGATAATACGCCGGAAGGACGGAAATTGCAAAAGAGGTATAAGGATTTCCTTGCAGACAAATTTTTCGATCCCCGGCTTGACATCACGTTTTTCAGAACGATAGACGTAATACCCGATGAAGTGCAACGGGCAAGGATCAACCCCGTTATTGATCTCGACAGGCTATACAGCAGCGAGCCGGAGCCGTTCGGAGTGCTTTCGGCCGACTGTTATACGGATATGACGGAAATCGGTATCCATACCGAACGCGAACGTTACGATATGTCGGCGACAAGAGAAAATTTCGTTCGCTTCGCCAGGATGGATAAAGGATCGGATATTTTTTTGTCCGAACATACCTATAACATTGCCTGCCTGTTGCACCTTGCTTCGCCAGAGTGCACAGACCCTATGATACGGGATAAGTTCCCCAATTTCTTCTCCTATCGGGACTGGTTCGACAACTTGGCCGAACGCTTTACCAAAGCCACGACAGAGACGGAAAAACAACAGGCTATGGCTCTGATCCGGCAACGGGCCGACCATATTCTGCGGCATGACTATCCCAACCTTCGCCGACCGCCGGTTCCGGCCCCGAAAGAACAGACCGAAACCGCCGTAACATCCGTTGGAAAACCGGCAAGGCAGCTGCCCGACGTGGCGAAAAAGCTGGCCGCACATTCTAAAAAGAAAACCGGGCTGAAACCGTAG
- a CDS encoding DUF3872 domain-containing protein gives MKKLFFAAMAALGLLASCDKDLDIQQAYSFSLETMPVPKRIGVGETAEIRCTLVREGEYADARYTIRYFQPDGKGELRMDDGTVFLPNDRYPLERFSFRLYYTSRSDDQQTIDVYIEDNMGQVVQKSFTFQNDSDTGGEEQ, from the coding sequence ATGAAAAAGTTATTTTTTGCGGCGATGGCCGCACTCGGACTGCTCGCATCCTGCGACAAAGATCTGGACATTCAGCAGGCGTACAGTTTCTCGTTGGAAACGATGCCCGTACCCAAGCGTATCGGCGTAGGCGAAACCGCCGAGATACGCTGTACGCTGGTTCGTGAGGGGGAGTATGCCGACGCCCGCTACACGATCCGCTATTTCCAACCCGACGGCAAGGGAGAACTGCGGATGGACGACGGGACGGTGTTCCTGCCCAACGACCGCTATCCGCTGGAACGCTTCTCGTTCCGCCTTTATTACACCTCCCGCAGCGACGACCAGCAGACCATCGACGTCTATATCGAGGACAATATGGGACAGGTGGTGCAAAAGAGCTTCACGTTCCAGAACGACAGCGATACGGGCGGCGAAGAGCAATAG
- a CDS encoding DUF4116 domain-containing protein, which translates to MTEQEKRDIALLERGGRKHNMLMTLPLERRTEAVCRRAVEIDGENIRYVPRDMRTEKLCYTAVQSWDFALDYVPEELKTPSMCKAAVERYGPALLFVPQERRTEALCEAAVQNNVWALPYVPDRIKTRKMCMDAVAKDGWVLEFVPQAIKTPQMCRLALNAPLAKLRENRSVLQFIPYADVCLEGIKKYRQEGADMVGLLADIEPEVMDEHIALYGVRTDPSCLTALPGRWKTRTVCTAAVQSDGIMLHDVPEHLRTKRMCEAAVSSSIHALPYVPEALHTPDLYRKAMVNDPAAIQYFKPELLTREMCHEALYSSYDLRVLRYIPYKEIHEQLLERCEGYSRTKYFLDSMNPDYMTPKLAEMIFTKEPELFYNIPEKFKDKELCETAVRYDGSYLKMVPEALKTPELCMEAIRRSPYAIEFIPETMKSPEFYTDLVRKNPLNLRGIPEDDRTYEMCKEAFDNTYGKDKTDYSIAGALTEPSIALQMVREQDNPKTIDFLMTVMRPKAISEEVALEAARKNGHILRFVPKEIITQQVGEAAVKNHPQAIQWVPHDIRTADMCLYAFKSDSELDIYTPGRIRCEDNVYIFARKMDELLRQPITYDDSKRLYGGETIRLRNVETDTKIFENCEVRYDRKKESLTLRNVTPQQERVQPIKPQRKSSMKPKF; encoded by the coding sequence ATGACAGAACAGGAAAAACGGGATATAGCCTTGCTCGAACGGGGCGGCAGAAAGCATAATATGTTGATGACCCTTCCTTTGGAGCGGCGTACCGAGGCGGTATGCCGCCGCGCCGTCGAGATCGACGGAGAAAATATCCGATACGTTCCCCGCGATATGCGCACCGAAAAGCTGTGTTATACGGCCGTGCAAAGCTGGGATTTTGCGCTCGACTATGTGCCGGAGGAACTGAAAACGCCCTCGATGTGCAAGGCCGCCGTAGAACGTTACGGGCCGGCGCTGCTGTTCGTGCCGCAGGAGCGCCGAACAGAGGCCCTGTGCGAAGCGGCGGTGCAAAACAATGTATGGGCCCTGCCTTATGTGCCCGACCGGATCAAGACCCGGAAGATGTGCATGGATGCAGTAGCGAAAGATGGTTGGGTGTTGGAGTTCGTGCCCCAAGCGATAAAAACCCCGCAGATGTGCCGGCTGGCCCTTAACGCCCCGCTGGCCAAACTCCGCGAAAACCGGAGCGTCCTTCAATTCATTCCCTATGCCGACGTGTGTTTGGAAGGCATAAAAAAATACCGGCAGGAAGGCGCCGATATGGTAGGTTTGCTGGCAGACATCGAACCGGAGGTGATGGATGAACACATTGCCCTGTACGGGGTTCGTACCGACCCGTCGTGTCTGACGGCCCTGCCGGGGAGGTGGAAAACAAGGACGGTATGCACGGCGGCGGTACAGAGCGACGGGATCATGCTGCACGACGTACCGGAACATTTGCGCACGAAGCGTATGTGCGAGGCGGCCGTATCGTCCAGCATCCATGCACTTCCTTATGTGCCGGAGGCATTGCATACCCCCGACCTGTACCGGAAAGCGATGGTGAACGACCCTGCCGCCATTCAGTATTTCAAGCCGGAACTGCTGACGCGGGAGATGTGCCATGAGGCATTGTATTCGAGCTATGACCTGCGGGTACTTCGGTACATTCCCTACAAAGAGATCCACGAGCAGTTGTTGGAGCGTTGCGAGGGATACTCTCGAACCAAATATTTTCTGGACAGTATGAATCCGGACTATATGACCCCGAAGCTGGCGGAGATGATTTTCACCAAAGAACCCGAACTGTTCTACAATATTCCCGAAAAATTCAAGGATAAGGAGCTGTGCGAAACGGCGGTACGGTACGACGGAAGCTATCTCAAAATGGTTCCGGAAGCCCTTAAAACACCGGAGTTGTGCATGGAAGCCATACGTCGCAGTCCGTATGCCATAGAGTTTATCCCGGAAACGATGAAAAGCCCGGAGTTCTATACGGATTTGGTCAGGAAGAATCCGTTGAACCTGCGGGGAATACCCGAAGACGACCGGACTTACGAGATGTGCAAAGAGGCTTTCGACAATACTTACGGAAAGGATAAGACCGATTACAGCATCGCCGGTGCGTTGACAGAACCGTCGATAGCTCTGCAAATGGTTCGGGAGCAGGATAATCCTAAAACAATCGACTTTTTGATGACCGTAATGCGTCCCAAAGCCATTTCGGAAGAAGTAGCGTTGGAAGCCGCACGTAAAAACGGGCATATCTTGCGCTTCGTACCGAAAGAGATCATCACGCAGCAGGTTGGCGAAGCCGCCGTCAAAAATCATCCGCAGGCGATTCAATGGGTTCCCCACGACATACGCACGGCGGATATGTGCCTGTATGCCTTTAAGAGCGATTCCGAACTGGATATTTACACTCCGGGGCGGATCAGGTGCGAAGACAATGTTTATATATTCGCCCGAAAGATGGACGAGCTACTCCGCCAACCGATCACCTATGACGACAGCAAACGGCTCTACGGGGGCGAAACGATCCGCTTGCGGAACGTGGAAACGGATACCAAAATCTTCGAGAACTGCGAAGTTCGCTACGACCGTAAGAAAGAATCGCTGACCCTGCGGAACGTTACGCCCCAACAGGAGCGGGTGCAGCCCATAAAACCGCAGCGCAAATCCTCCATGAAACCGAAATTCTAA